Proteins from one Clostridium cellulovorans 743B genomic window:
- a CDS encoding stage III sporulation protein AG produces MDIGVIKKLTDFIEKKIGYKNFVVAGLVIGILMVFGSTLLPSKTTNLSKSEVEVSGYSESEYQYKTQLEQQLKSTLSKIKGIGDVDVMIYVSKSEEKVPVFNENNQDSNTKENASSGGERTINQKNDNKTVVTTNNEPFISSTKMPEITGVVVVAQGADNEATRLRITKTVVNLFGLTYDKVNVHSMKN; encoded by the coding sequence ATGGACATTGGGGTTATAAAGAAATTAACTGATTTTATAGAGAAAAAAATAGGATATAAGAATTTTGTAGTAGCAGGACTTGTTATAGGGATATTAATGGTTTTTGGAAGTACATTACTGCCATCTAAAACTACAAATTTAAGTAAAAGTGAAGTAGAAGTTAGTGGATATTCCGAAAGTGAATATCAATACAAAACTCAATTAGAACAACAATTGAAGTCAACACTTAGTAAGATTAAAGGTATAGGTGATGTGGATGTTATGATATATGTAAGTAAAAGTGAAGAAAAAGTTCCAGTTTTTAATGAAAACAATCAAGATAGCAATACGAAGGAAAACGCTAGTAGCGGTGGAGAAAGGACTATAAACCAAAAAAATGATAATAAAACAGTAGTAACTACTAATAATGAACCATTTATTTCTTCTACTAAAATGCCAGAAATAACTGGTGTGGTAGTGGTGGCTCAAGGTGCTGATAATGAAGCAACTAGGCTTAGAATAACAAAAACAGTAGTTAATCTTTTTGGGTTAACCTATGATAAAGTAAATGTACATTCTATGAAAAATTAA
- a CDS encoding SpoIIIAH-like family protein, with the protein MDKKQAVIIVSLLVLIVCTGVLASQAQSRFYVHTNEFTPTLINDSNSSEDSYFTTAKLTRSEENERYCQALKEIINDKSQSESAMKTASDQYAQHTIVINNELKIEEQLKADGFSDSICYIQDDTAKVIIQSKEKLDDEATKKVQQVVLNIAKIRDIVITNRE; encoded by the coding sequence ATGGATAAGAAACAAGCGGTCATAATTGTATCATTATTAGTTCTGATAGTATGTACAGGTGTATTGGCATCGCAAGCTCAAAGCAGATTTTATGTACATACAAATGAATTTACACCGACTCTTATAAATGATTCCAATAGTAGTGAGGATAGTTATTTCACAACAGCTAAGCTTACTAGAAGTGAAGAAAATGAAAGATATTGCCAAGCTTTAAAAGAAATAATTAATGACAAATCTCAGTCAGAGTCAGCTATGAAGACTGCTTCTGATCAATATGCTCAGCACACAATTGTAATTAATAATGAATTAAAAATTGAAGAACAATTGAAAGCAGATGGCTTTTCAGATTCTATATGCTATATTCAAGATGATACGGCTAAGGTTATAATCCAAAGCAAGGAAAAGCTTGATGATGAAGCAACGAAAAAAGTTCAACAGGTAGTTTTAAATATTGCTAAAATAAGAGATATAGTAATTACCAATAGAGAATAG
- a CDS encoding Asp23/Gls24 family envelope stress response protein has product MQDINDLNVDIGVVKISDEVVGVIAGIAASEVKGIANTASGFVNDLTQKISGKKNNARGVKVTLDEDSAIIELNVVVEYGVKIPEVAAELQENVKKTVEALTGLNVENVNIIVQNIYIPKAENAISSESEA; this is encoded by the coding sequence ATGCAAGATATAAATGATTTAAATGTAGATATAGGTGTTGTTAAAATATCTGATGAAGTTGTTGGAGTTATCGCAGGTATAGCTGCAAGTGAAGTTAAAGGAATAGCAAATACAGCATCTGGCTTTGTAAACGACTTAACACAAAAGATTAGTGGTAAGAAGAACAATGCTAGAGGCGTTAAAGTAACTTTAGATGAAGATAGTGCTATAATCGAGCTAAATGTTGTAGTTGAGTATGGCGTAAAGATACCTGAGGTTGCTGCTGAACTTCAGGAAAATGTAAAGAAAACAGTAGAGGCTCTAACAGGACTAAATGTAGAAAACGTTAATATAATCGTTCAAAATATCTATATACCAAAGGCAGAAAATGCCATTAGTTCAGAAAGCGAAGCATAA
- the nusB gene encoding transcription antitermination factor NusB: MNRRKTREIAIKLTYSLMIQQIDYKTVIENFKEVEDKEDEDLKDVDFTFVETILSGISENKSNYEELVSQNLIGWKLNRISKLNLAILLVAIYEIKNIDDIPKAVSINEAVEIAKKYSDDKAPNFINSILDKID; the protein is encoded by the coding sequence ATGAATAGAAGAAAAACAAGAGAAATAGCAATAAAATTAACATATTCTTTAATGATTCAGCAGATTGATTATAAGACTGTAATAGAGAACTTTAAAGAAGTAGAAGATAAAGAAGATGAGGACCTAAAGGATGTAGATTTTACATTTGTTGAAACTATTTTAAGTGGTATAAGCGAGAATAAATCAAACTATGAAGAACTCGTATCACAAAATTTAATTGGATGGAAACTTAACAGAATCTCTAAGTTAAATCTTGCGATTCTTTTAGTTGCAATTTATGAAATAAAAAATATTGATGATATACCAAAGGCTGTATCTATAAATGAAGCTGTGGAAATAGCAAAAAAATATTCTGATGATAAAGCACCTAATTTTATTAATAGTATTCTTGATAAAATAGATTAG
- a CDS encoding bifunctional 5,10-methylenetetrahydrofolate dehydrogenase/5,10-methenyltetrahydrofolate cyclohydrolase: MEKIINGKALALQYQDDIINFIKEREATNLRLPAISLIQVGNDGGSNYYRESVKKLCEKLKITVKECIYEENIEEKVFLDSVKAVDEDINVDGILMLMPLPKHIDSNKAIDQISQGKDIDGLTDNNIGKFYSGKKAFIPCTAKAVLAILESLPIELEGKNVVVLGRSNVVGKPVSNLLIGKNATVTTCHSKTENLKEVCKRADILVAAIGKPKFIGNEYVKEGAIVIDVGTTYYEGKLTGDVNFDEVSELASFITPVPGGVGALTTTMLLSSLCEACKNNV, translated from the coding sequence ATGGAAAAAATAATAAATGGTAAAGCATTAGCATTACAATACCAAGATGATATTATTAATTTTATAAAAGAAAGAGAAGCAACAAACTTAAGATTACCGGCGATTTCATTAATACAAGTTGGTAATGATGGTGGTTCTAATTATTACAGAGAAAGTGTAAAAAAGCTTTGTGAAAAACTAAAAATCACTGTAAAAGAATGTATATATGAAGAAAATATAGAAGAGAAAGTTTTTTTAGATAGTGTAAAAGCTGTTGATGAAGATATAAATGTCGATGGAATACTTATGCTTATGCCATTACCGAAGCATATAGATTCTAACAAAGCTATAGATCAAATATCACAAGGTAAAGATATTGATGGACTCACAGACAATAATATAGGTAAATTCTACAGTGGAAAAAAAGCATTCATTCCTTGTACTGCTAAGGCTGTTTTAGCAATTTTAGAAAGTTTACCTATAGAGCTTGAAGGTAAGAATGTAGTGGTTCTTGGAAGAAGTAACGTTGTAGGAAAACCTGTTTCAAATTTACTTATAGGAAAAAATGCTACAGTAACTACTTGTCATTCCAAAACTGAAAATCTAAAAGAAGTGTGTAAAAGAGCTGATATCCTTGTAGCTGCAATAGGAAAGCCTAAGTTTATAGGTAATGAATATGTAAAAGAAGGCGCAATTGTTATCGATGTAGGAACTACATATTATGAAGGTAAGCTTACTGGAGATGTAAACTTTGATGAAGTTAGTGAATTAGCTTCATTCATTACTCCAGTTCCAGGTGGTGTCGGAGCACTTACTACTACTATGCTTTTATCTAGCTTATGTGAAGCGTGCAAAAATAATGTTTAG